One Candidatus Niyogibacteria bacterium CG10_big_fil_rev_8_21_14_0_10_46_36 DNA window includes the following coding sequences:
- the pyrF gene encoding orotidine-5'-phosphate decarboxylase: MDAREKAAEKIIVALDVSDTGSAVRMLEKLSPFVRRFKVGLSSFMGIGAPEAIGLVRSFNAGVFVDGKFHDTPKTVGNAVRALQRYPYIEFFTVHAAAGEAAIQEAAKEKGNAKLIAVTVLTSLNDWDAHNAIRLHRIEASRHFTKIAMQSGADGIVCGVRDLPWFMQEKDDDIRHAIKVVPGIRPAWYTQSDDQRNIGTPKEAITRGADFLVIGRPITNPPKSIGTPQDAFQLIVDEIAGVL; this comes from the coding sequence ATGGATGCACGGGAAAAGGCAGCAGAAAAGATTATAGTAGCGCTTGATGTGTCCGACACGGGGTCGGCAGTACGCATGCTTGAGAAACTTTCGCCGTTTGTGAGGCGATTTAAGGTGGGGCTCTCGTCCTTTATGGGTATAGGCGCCCCGGAGGCAATCGGCCTTGTGCGCAGCTTTAATGCGGGAGTTTTTGTAGACGGCAAATTTCACGATACGCCAAAAACCGTAGGAAATGCGGTGCGCGCTCTTCAGCGTTATCCTTATATAGAATTTTTTACGGTGCATGCAGCAGCGGGAGAGGCAGCGATACAAGAGGCAGCGAAGGAAAAGGGCAATGCAAAGCTGATCGCGGTTACCGTTCTTACTTCGCTCAACGACTGGGATGCTCATAATGCCATACGCTTGCACCGGATAGAGGCATCGCGTCACTTTACAAAAATTGCGATGCAGTCGGGTGCTGACGGCATTGTGTGTGGTGTGCGGGACCTGCCTTGGTTTATGCAAGAGAAGGATGACGATATCAGGCACGCCATAAAAGTAGTGCCGGGCATTCGGCCGGCGTGGTATACGCAGTCGGATGACCAGCGGAACATCGGTACGCCGAAAGAAGCAATTACGAGAGGTGCTGACTTTTTGGTTATTGGCCGTCCTATTACGAACCCGCCGAAGAGTATAGGGACGCCACAAGACGCCTTTCAGTTAATTGTTGATGAGATAGCAGGGGTGCTGTGA